ATATGACCTCATCCTCCACGCCCGATGAATCAACCCGCCGCCTCCGGCCGTCCGCATCCCAGATCTGGCACACCCAGGAAGGATCGGCTGTGCTGCAGGCGCTGCACACCTCGCCGCAGAATGGCTTGACAGAGCAAGAGGCCCAGGCGCGCCTGCTGGCCCACGGGCTGAACGAGCTGGCGGAAACTCCCCGACCCGGCCTTCTGCACAACCTAATCTCCCAGTTCAACTCTTTCTTGGTGATCGTGCTCCTCATCGCGGCGGCGATCTCGGCCGTGCTCGGCGAATGGACCGAGGCGGTGGTGATTCTGGCCATCGTGATCCTGAACGCCGTGTTGGGCGTGATCCAGGAGCATCGGGCCGAGCAGGCGCTGGCGGCTCTGCGCCGGCTCTCGGCGCCCGAGGCGCATGTGATCCGCAGTGGACACCGCCAGAGCGTGCCCGCTCGGGAGTTGGTGCCCGGGGACATCGTCCTGCTCGAAGCCGGCAACTACATCCCGGCTGACCTGCGGCTGATCGAGAGCGTCAACCTGCGCATCGAAGAAGCGGCGCTGACCGGGGAGTCGGTCGCCGTCGAGAAGGACGCCACCGTCGTGCTGCGGCAGGACATCAATCTGGGCGACCGGCGCAACACCGCTTTCATGGGCACGCTCATCAGCTACGGCCGGGGGCGCGGGGTGGTGGTCAGCACGGGCATGCTGACTCAGATCGGCCTGATTGCCACCATGCTGCAGTCGGTGCAGCAGGAGGACACACCGCTGCAGCGCAGGCTGAACCAGCTCGGGCGAGTGCTGGGCTGGGCGGCGTTGGCGGTCTGCGGCGTGGTATTTCTGGTGGGCTGGCTGCGCGGCAACCCGCCGTTGGAGATGTTCATTGTGGCCGTCAGCCTGGCGGTGGCGGCGGTCCCCGAAGGCCTGCCGGCGGTGGTCACCGTGACTCTGGCGCTGGGTATGCGCGAGATGATCACCCGCCACGTGCTGATCCGGCGCCTGTCGTCGGTCGAGACCCTTGGCTCGACCACGGTAATCTGTTCCGACAAGACCGGGACGCTGACACAGAACCAAATGACCGTCACCCGCGCCTGGGTCGACGGCGCGCTGGTGGAAGTCGGTGCGGCCGGCCCGGACGGCCGGGCGGCGCTGCGCCAGGATGGCCAGGCGCTGGACCTCGCCCGGCTGCCGGGGCTGGCCACGGCGCTGTGGGTGGCGCTGCTGGCCAACGACGCCGTGCTCGAACCCGGGGAGGGCGACTCTTCGACGCCGCGGCTGGTAGGTGACCCCACGGAAGCCGCGCTGCTACTGGCCGCCGTGCGCGCCGGCGCCGATCCGACGGCGATGGGCCTGGCGTATCCCCGCATCCAGGAAGTCCCCTTCGACTCGGGGCGCAAGCGCATGACGACCATCCATGCGGTGCGTGACCCGCGTCCGGATGATCTCGGCCCGTTCCACGATGCCTCACGGCGCGAGCACAGCCTGATCGCCCTCAAAGGCGCCCCGGACATCGTGCTCGGCCTGTGCACGTTGCGCCAGACCGCCGACGACCAGGTGGCGCCGCTCAGTGAGGCCGAGCGCCAGCGGGTGTTCGAGGCCATCAACGCCATGACGCGGGATGCGCTGCGTGTGCTGGCGGTGGCCTACCGGGTGCAGCCGGAGCCGGTTGCCGAGGTGCTCCCCGAGGCGATCGAGCGTGAGTTGGTCTTCGTCGGTCTGTTTGGCATGATCGATCCGCCACGGCCGGAAGTCCCTGCCGCTATCCGTCTGGCGCAGCGCGCCGGGCTGCGCTCGGTGATGATCACCGGCGACTACCCAGAGACGGCGCGCGCCATCGCCGA
This window of the Anaerolineales bacterium genome carries:
- a CDS encoding cation-translocating P-type ATPase, yielding MTSSSTPDESTRRLRPSASQIWHTQEGSAVLQALHTSPQNGLTEQEAQARLLAHGLNELAETPRPGLLHNLISQFNSFLVIVLLIAAAISAVLGEWTEAVVILAIVILNAVLGVIQEHRAEQALAALRRLSAPEAHVIRSGHRQSVPARELVPGDIVLLEAGNYIPADLRLIESVNLRIEEAALTGESVAVEKDATVVLRQDINLGDRRNTAFMGTLISYGRGRGVVVSTGMLTQIGLIATMLQSVQQEDTPLQRRLNQLGRVLGWAALAVCGVVFLVGWLRGNPPLEMFIVAVSLAVAAVPEGLPAVVTVTLALGMREMITRHVLIRRLSSVETLGSTTVICSDKTGTLTQNQMTVTRAWVDGALVEVGAAGPDGRAALRQDGQALDLARLPGLATALWVALLANDAVLEPGEGDSSTPRLVGDPTEAALLLAAVRAGADPTAMGLAYPRIQEVPFDSGRKRMTTIHAVRDPRPDDLGPFHDASRREHSLIALKGAPDIVLGLCTLRQTADDQVAPLSEAERQRVFEAINAMTRDALRVLAVAYRVQPEPVAEVLPEAIERELVFVGLFGMIDPPRPEVPAAIRLAQRAGLRSVMITGDYPETARAIAEQIGLIRPGQGVVTGGDLDEMDDAALAAAVMHNDVYARVSPEHKTRIVEGLKANAQVVAMTGDGVNDAPALKRADIGVGMGITGTDVVKETADMVLTDDNFASIVAAVEQGRVIYSNIRKFVYYLLSCNVAELVTIFVAILAGLPSPLTAIQLLWLNLITDGAPALALGLEKGDPDIMLQPPRPASEPIINRPMWGGIAVQTVAISTITLAAFVVGLGMQGGVALASTMAFATLSASELLRAFTSRSERYSLFKIGVFSNKTMVAAVGISLVLLLAVIYLPMLQSAFNTVPLAWESWRVMLPLMLIPSVVAETMKWVLRRRGAATGASVASPAG